The following nucleotide sequence is from Kosmotoga arenicorallina S304.
CTTTTTTTGTAAAGCATTCCCCCGATTATGCCACCAAAGAATATACCGAGAACATTACCAAGTCCGAAGAAGATAAAGACAATTGTGGCTTTTCCCTGATCCAGCCCTTTGTATCTCTGAAGAAACTCGACAAGAAAATAGGGTATTGCACCCCAGGGAATGGTTCCCAGTATGCCCTGAATGAACAACACGAGATTTGTCTTTATCTTGAATAAATCGAGATAGTCACTCAACTTAACCTGGGCATTATATTTCTGGCCTTTCTTTACCAGATCGCCAACAGCAACCTCTGCACTCCCTCTTTCAGGCTCTTCAGCTATAAAGTAAAAGAGCAAAACGAAAATGAGATTTGGCAACGAGACAATCATGAATGGAATTCGCCAGCCAAGGCTTTCTCCAGAAAAACCCGCGATGACCATGCCAAGAATTGCACCGATTGATATCGCAGTTGAGAGTATAGCATTCACTTTGGCCCGCTCAGTTTCGTCAAAGATATCGCTCGCATATGAAAAAACTACCGGGAAGACAGCGCCAATACCTATTCCTGTGAGTGCCCTTAATAAGAAAAGCTGAGGATAACTTGTTGCAAATGCCGAAAAGAAGCAAGGGATTTCCCCTACGAGCACGCTTAAAAGGAGAAGTTTCTTTCTTTCGTACTTATCAGCCAGAAAACCCCAGACCAGGCTAAGTATTGCGCCAATAATGGTAAAAGAGCCTGCAATATAACCAATCTCCCTATCGCCAATTGCAAACTCCTCTTCAATTCTGCCTATGTTTGGCGCCATAACCATCTGATCGGCATTCAGCAATACCATCATGAGCAGCAATATCCAGAGGACAAAGCTCTTTCTTCCCATAATTTACCCCCTTATTCGAGATCTTCGTTCAAATTTGTAAAATCCCTGATGAAATTATCCTTTTCCCGCCACTTTTTGCGCACTTTGACAAAGAGCTCAAGAAATACTCTGGAATCGAAAATGTACTCCATATCCTGACGCGCGAGTACACCTATCTTTTTTATCATAGCTCCATTTTTCCCTATTATTATTGGTTTCTGGCTCTGACGCTCAACTATAATGTCAGCCCTGATAAAAAGCACGCCATTTTCTCTATCCTGAAAATCGTGGATATAAACACCGGTGGAATGGGGGATTTCCTCTTTTGTAAGCAGAAGCACTTTTTCTCTGATAATTTCCGCAGCCATAAAGCGCGAAGACCTATCTGTAACTATATCTTCCGGATAAAGCATGGAGCCTTCTGGAAGCCTTTTTATTATTTCTTCGAGCAATTCATCTACACCATCGCCTTTTTCAGTAGATATAAAAAAATGTTTCTCTACATTTTCGAAAAGCGCGAGAGCTCTTTTTGAAAATTCTACCAGTCTATCTTTACTTGGTGCTAAATCGATTTTGTTTATTGCAAGAAATGCTGGAATCTTTGATGCATTTACATGCTGGGCAACCAGATGGTCTGATGCCTTTATGCCGTCTTCATAATCGACTAAAATGAGAAGAAGGTCGGAGCCATTTAGAGCTCCGACCGCAATTTTTACGAGGTATTGCCCCAGTTTATGAAGGGGCTTATGAATGCCGGGTGTATCGTAAAAAATAACCTGTCCTTTTTCGGTGGTCAATATCCCCCCAATACGATTACGGGTAGTTTGCACTTTATCGGAGACAATTGCAATTTTCTCGCCAACGAGTCTGTTTATCAGCGTTGATTTTCCGACATTGGGTTTTCCCACCATGGAAACAATCCCGGATTTGTAACCCATAGCGCTTATTAAACCCCCTCATCGAGAAGCTGAGAAAAGTCTGCGATTTTTAAAAATAGCTCATCAAGCGCTTTTAAGAATCCCAGCCTGTTGAGCCTGATGTCGGGTTGATTATCCATGACAAAAACATTGTCAAAGTACTTGTCGATGGGTTCCTTCAAAGAAACAAGATCCTCTATGGCACTGTCGAATTTGTGCTCATCGATATGTTTTTTTAGAGAATCATACACTTTTAAATACTCGTTAAAAAGGCTTTTTTCCTCTTCTTTAAGGAAAAGCCTGCCGTCGAATCTTGTTGAATCATGCTTTTTGCTAATGTTATGCACACGCTGATAAGCAATTAAAAGATTGTTGAATTCAGCATTACCAACGATTGATTTCAACGCTGAAGCAACGAGTTCTCCGTTGTATGGAAGATTCCACCAGGAATTGACTGCGCGCGCAATTCTAATCGAATAACCCTTTTCCATCAAGAAGTTTTCATATCTGTTCTGCGTGAATGTTTCGAGCTTATCAGAAAATTTTTCATAATCAAATCCATATATTTCAGCTGCGTGTCTATATAAATCTTTTATGTCTATATACCATCCGAGATTGCAAAAGATGTTGAAAACAAACTGGAATTTTCTTCTAATTCCGTAAGGGTCTTTTGAGCCTGAGGGGATATTACCCAGAAAGAAATTTCCTACAATTGTATCAATTCTATCGGCAATTCCCACGACGGCTCCGGATAGCGTCTGAATTTCTGCAACATTGTCTTTATAATGCTCTTCTATACCCTGGGCGACCTCTTCAGGCTCACCAGATTTAAGCGCATAAATTCTTCCCATTGTACCCTGCAATTCCGGGAATTCGTAAACAATCCTTGTACCTAAATCAGCCTTTGAAAGCTCTGCAGTTCTTAGTATCTGGGCTCGTTCCTCAGGTTTTGAAAACAGCTTTTCGGAAATTGCATCGGAAAGCTTTCGTATTCTCAAGGTTTTATCGTACATACTGCCGAGACTACGCTGAAACAGGATATCTTTGAGTGTTTCGTTATATGAATCCAGAGGTTTTGAGAGATCCTTATAATAGTAAAAGTGAGCATCTTCAAGCCGTGCGTTAATCACTTCCTCATATCCGCGTTTTACATTCCCCTTTGGATCGCCAGGCCCATCCTGAAAGGCAACAAATTCCTTGCTAAGCTCACCTTTTAAGTAAACCGGGAAAGTCCGTTGATGATGTTTAATCGTTACAATAATGACTTCAGGGGGGAGCTCAAGATATTTTTCGAGGAATTCGCCAACAACAGCTGTTGGATATTCGGTAAGACTTACAACTTCCTCAAGCAGCTCTTCGTCCACCGGGATTTTTGCATTTAGCTCATTTTCAACTCTTTTGAGCTCATTCAGAACGCGCGCTTTCCGATCCTGAATATCCGCCAGCACAAGCGCTTTTCTAAGATTTTCAAAATAAGTCTCAGCGTTCACTTCAACCTTATCAAAGAAGAATCTATGTCCTTTAGACCAGTTTGAAGCTTTTTTTCCAAAGGCTTCAAATTCAATCACTTTATCGTTCAGCATTGCAACAATCCATTTCACAGGGCGTACAAATGAGAAATCATCAACACCCCAGCGCATGGGTTTTCTGAATTTCAAAGAGTTTAGCAAATCTTTGAATACAACGGGAAGCAATTCTTCTGTATTTTTTCCACGCACAGTACGCTTTAAGAATACATATGGAATTCCTTTTATTTCTTTTACAACTACATCTTCAACGGTTGCATTGTTCGCCCTTAAAAATCCCTCTAAGGCTCTTGTGGGTTCTCCGTTTTCAAAGGAGATTTTCTTTGCCGGGCCTCTCTTTTCTTCAAAGAAGTCCTCTTGCTTTTCCAAAAGCCCATCAATAAGCACCCCGAACCTTCTGCTCCCCACAAAAGTTCTGATGCTCTCATACTTCAATTTATAGTTGTTAAGAAGGATTTCCAGCTGTTCATTCAACTGCTTTGTCAGATTCTTGACTTCAGTTGATGGAAGCTCTTCGACGCCAACTTCTAAAAGCGCTTTACAGGTCATTATTATCACTCTCCCTGGCTACATATGTTTCCGCGACTTGTTTTGCCATGTTTCTTATTGATTTTATATAGCCCTGTCTTTGGGAAACGCTTATTGCATTGCGGGCATCAAGAAGGTTGAATGTATGGGAGCACTTCACAAGATAGTCATAGGCTGGCAATAGAAGTTCGCTTTCCATGCATCTTGAAAATTCATTTTCGTAAATTTTGTATAGCTCAAAAAGCATATCTGTATTAGCAAGCTCAAAATTGTATACAGAAAACTGACGCTCATTTTCAAGAAATACATCCCCATATTTGAAATGCTCATTCCAGTTGATGTCAAAAATGCTGTCTTTCCTTTGGAGATACATTGCAATGCGCTCAAGACCATAGGTTATTTCCAGCGAGACAGGATAGACATCTACGCCGCCGACCTGCTGGAAATATGTGAATTGGGTAATTTCCATGCCATCAAGCCAGACTTCCCAACCGATTCCCCAGGCACCAAGGGTAGGAGATTCCCAGTTATCTTCCACAAATCTGATATCATGTTCCTTTGGGTCAACACCCAGAACTCTCAATGAATCAAGATAGATCTCTTGAGAGTCTTCTGGAGAAGGTTTCATTATGACTTGATACTGGAAATAACGCTGGGTTCTCATGGGGTTTTCACCATATCGCCCATCAGTTGGCCTGCGGCAGGGCTGCACAAACGCCACTTTCCACGGCTTTTTGCCTAGAGACCTCAGAAAAGTTGAAGGGTGAAAAGTTCCGGCACCCATTTCTACATCATATGGCTGATCAACAAGGCAACCTTTTGAGCTCCAATATTCGTTTAGCTTTGCTATTATTTCCTGCAAGTACATTTTTTAGCCTCCATTCTTATTCAAGCGAGATTAGATAGTAGTAATATGGCTGGCCGCCTTTATGCACTTCAAATTCCATGTCATCATAATCATCAGAAAGTAGTTCGATGAGTTTCTCAGCCTGTTCTTCTTTAACATCTGAGCCATAGAACACTGTTATGATACTGTATTCATCTTCTTCAGCATCTTTAAGTATTGAGCCAATTGCGTCGCGAACAACTTTTTCGAGTTTTCGGCCGGAATTGATCAGCCCGTCTTTTCCGATTGCAAGGTATTCGCCTTTACGAACTTTTTTACCCTTTATGCTTGAATCCCTGATCGCATAAGTAACAGATATAGGGATTACATGACTCATGGCTTCCTTTATTTCTTCTAAGAGCTTTTCGGTCTCTAACTCGTCATCATATACGGTAAGAGCAGCAATTCCTTCCTGGACAGTTTTTGTCTCGAGAATAAAGACTTTTTTGCCCGGGTTTTTCTCCATAACCGCTGTTGCGGCTTCACGGGCGGTTAGGAGTATATTGGGATTGTTAGGGAAGACTATTACATTTTCAGAGTCAAGACGCTCAATTGCTTGAAACAGGTCTTTCAAGCTCGGATTCATAGTTTGACCGCCTTTAATTATATAGTCTACCCCAAGACTCTTCATGATCTCACTCAGGCCTTCTCCGGGTGAAACTGCTACAATGCCATGTTTCTTTCCAGCGGCGTAGGTTTTCTTTTCTTCTGCACTGGCTTCCACTATGTGGTCGTGCTGGATTTTCATATTATCGATTTTTACCTTTTGAAGATCACCATGTTTCAGGAACTCTTCAATGACATCGCCCGGATGGTCTGTATGAACGTGGATTTTTATGAGATCATCTTGATTCACAGCGACAATTGAATCACCCATAGTTTCAAGGTATTTCTTTAAAGCGTCGACTGTTTCATGAGTTCCACCATTTTTATCTCTTAACTTGATTATCAACTCTGTGCAATAGGAAAATTTTATCTCTTCGCGTGCTATTTCTACAATCTGCTCAGCAGAAATTGTAGCAGCAGCCGGGGTTTCCAGAAGCTCAGCTTCAATTTGACCAAAGGCTGCCAGTTTGAACCCTTCAACTATGTATGCTAATCCTTTTGCACCGGCATCAACGACACCGGCTTCCTTAAGTTTATCGAGCATCTTAGGGGTTTCATCAACCGTTTTAAAGGCAATTTCAGTTAAACGGTCAAAATACTCTTCAAAATCCTCGACCTCTATCAATTCAGAGAGCCCTTTCTCTGCTAAAACACGTATTACTGTAAGCATAGTTCCTTCAACAGGCTTCATAACTGATTTATAGGCCACTTCCCTTGCCTTCACAAGGCATTCGCTAAAAGCTTTTGTGGTAAGATATTTTCGTCCCTTTGTTCCTTCAGCGAATCCTCTGAAAATCTGCGAAAGAATAACACCAGAGTTTCCACGAGCTCCCATCAACATTCCTTTTTTTACTGCATCTACAATCTGGTCAAGATCAGTTGAACTGAGCCGGTTCAGGTATTCTACGGCTTCAAGAACTGCTGCACTCATATTGGAACCTGTATCACCATCTGGTACAGGAAACACATTTAGAGCGTTTATCTCATCCTTATTAACGAGCAAACGCTCAGCGGCTTTTTTGAAAGCTACTGCAAAAAACTTGCCGTTGAGTCGTTTCATTGATAGCGCCCCCCGTTAGTCTTGTAGTCCAACAACGTATACATTTACTTTTACGTTGTTAGCCTCTGTTAGGAGTTTCAGCCTGTGGAATACATTTTCCTGAATATTGGCGACGACAGTGGGGATTCTTACACCATATTCAAGAACCAGCTCAACGTTAATTTCAAGTGTTCCATCAAGTTCCTCAATAACCTTTATTCCGTGCTTTTCTTCGGAACCAAGTATTCTAGCAAAAAAGCCTTGTTGGGGTGAACCAACATTGACCGGGCCGTAAGATTCCTGAACAACCTTTTTAACGATCGAGCTTATGGCCTGTAATGTTATTTCGATCTTTCCGTATTCCGTGGTTATAAGCATTCATTTCACCTCGCAATTTCTTAATTGTGCTTTCCAGGCCTTCAAAATCAAGACCATGATCTTTTAAAATTTCCATTCTTGTACCATGTTCAGAGAATTCATCATCGATACCCATTATATGGAATTTCCCGCTGTAATTTCTTGAATTTGCGTAAAGCATGATCGATGTCCCAAAACCACCAATCTTTATGCCCTCTTCTACTGTCAGTATTAGATTGTTTTCCTCTAAAATCGCATCAAGAGCTTCGGTATCAAGGGGTTTAATAGCTCTGCAATTATACATATTAAGACCATATTTTGCGGCGACTTCTCTTGCAGGCTGAACCATGCTCCCAGTTGCAAGCACAGCGATTTTTTCTTTTCCATTAATAAGTTTCTCCCATTTCCAGAGCTTTATTCTTGACATATTTTCTATTATTTCAGACAGTATACCATATTCAGACTGTCTTGGATACCTGATTGCGACAGGTCCATCAAGCTCTTCATATAGCAAAAGACTGTAAAACATATTTGCAAGTTCTTGAAGGCTTGATGGAGCAAGGATTTTCATATTTGGGATTATATTCAAATAGGCTATGTCAAATACGCCATTGTGTGTTGCGCCATCGTGCCCAACAATTCCCGCCCTATCTATTGCAAAAATCACAGGCAATTTTTGCAGGGCAATATCATGAACAATCTGGTCAAAGGCGCGTTGTAAAAATGTCGAGTAAACTGCGAAAATAGGTTTTGCACCTTTAACTGAAAGGCCACCTGCAAATGTTGTGCAAAGTTGCTCAGTTATTCCAAGGTCATAAAACCTTCCTGGAAATTTTCTAGCAAATTCCGTAAGACCTGTCCCATCAGGCATGGCCGCTGTTATGGCAACTATACGCGTATCTTTTTCAGCTAATTTCGCGACAACATTCCCAAAGACTTTGCTGTATGTAATAAGCGAGTCATTGTATATTTTTTCGCCTGTTTCAGGATCAATTTTAGATACACTGTGAAATTTCGCAGGATCCTTTTCGGCGTATTCCAGCCCTCTACCTTTTTGAGTCACCACATGAATAATGAAAGGCTCGTTAAATTCCTTTATTGTCTTGAAAATCTCCTCCATTTCCTTGATGCTGTGGCCGTCAACAGGTCCAACATAATTAAGGCCGAAATCCTCAAAAACATTATCCCCCAAAAAAGTGTGCTTTATGCCATCTTTTATTCGAGAGAGCAAATGTTCGAGCCCTTTCATGTGCATAGTTTCAAGGGTGCCCTTTATATCACCTTTAATTTCTCTATAAACGGGATTCAGTCTTAAATCAGTTAGCGTCATTGAGAGTGCTCCTACATTCTTGCTGATACTCATGGCATTATCATTCAAAACGATTTTTAATTTTGAGCCTAACTGTTTTAATTGGTTAATAGCTTCAAGGCTTATTCCAGATGTAAGGGCACCATCACCAATAACCACAACTATGTTCTTCTTTTCATTGGCCATTGAAATAGCTTTCTCAATTCCTAGAGCTGCCGGGATAGATGTGCCTACATGGCCCGCGCCGAACACATCATATACACTCTCATCACGTTTTAAGAAACCACTAATACCACCTTTTTGGCGCAAAGTCTCAAATTCGTTATAGCGCCCTGTAAGTAATTTGTGAGTATATGCCTGATGTCCCGTATCCCATATTATGATATCCTCATCCGGGTCAAAAATGCGATACAGGGCCAAAGTAAGCTCAACAGTGCCAAGGTTTGAAGAAAGATGACCGGTATTTTTGGAAACCACGGTCTTAATATAATCCCTGATTTCTCCAGCAAATACTTTCAGTTCCTGGTAACTGTAATTCTTTATTTTCTTGAAAAGGGGTTCCTGATTACTCATAAACCACCATCCAAAATCCTCTTAAAGGATTCAACAAGATGTTTAAACAAAACAGCCGTAGTAACAAGTCCTACTCCTTGCGGAACAGGTGTTATTGCTGAAGCCTTTTCCCTGACCTCATCAAAATCGGTATCTCCAACGATCTTTCCATCGGAGAAGTTGATACCAACGTCTATTACAACTGCCCCATCTTTAACCCAGCTTTTTCTTACAAAGCCTGCTTTACCAACAGCGCTGACAAGAATGTCAGCAGCTCTTGCTTTCTCATCAATATTCTTTGTACGGGAATGGCAAACTGTAACGGTTCCATCTACGCCCTTTTTGAGCATGAGCATGGCAAGTGGTTTACCAACTGTTGTAGATCTACCGAGTATGGTAACATCCTTCCCTTTTATGGGAATGTTATAGTAATTCAGTATCTCCATAACCGCTTCGGCTGTAGGAGGAGCATAACTCGTTTCGCCAATAACCACTCCACCCAAATTCATCGGTCCCCTGCCTTCAACATCCTTCAACGGTGATATGCTTTTGATTACCATGTCTTCATCGACTTCTTTTAGAGGATGCATAACCATGACTCCGGAAATCCCGGGGTCGTTGTTGAAACGCATAATGTCTTTGAATGGTTGGCTTGAAGCTTCAACCACCTGCACAGGTATATTAAGCTTTTCGCCCTGTTTCAGTATCGACTTCATATACGCTTGCGTGGAATTATCTGGATGACTACAATACAAAACAAGCCTCGGTCTTTTTTGACCGAAACGAGATATCTGCTCTGAAATTTCCTGATAAATCTTTCTAGATACCTGCCTACCACTAAGAATAGTCGCCATATAATCACTCCGTTAAAAAAGACCTATAATTTCGCCATTTCCGTCAATGTCTATCCTTTGAGCATTGGATTCCATTGGTAACCCGGGCATTAACATAATATCGCCTGATACAGCTACAACAAAGCCTGCTCCTGCTGAAAGCGCCAAATCCCTTATTTGAAAATTATATCCCTTCGGCACACCGAGTTTTTTGGCGTCATCTGAAATCGAATACTGCGTTTTTGCTACAATAACCGGGTAATTGCCAAAACCTTGCTTTTTAAGAATTCGAAGCATGCTCTTTGCTTTTGGTTCGAAGCTGTAACTGCCAGCCCGATACACTTCTTTGGTGATAGTGCTGAGTTTTTCTTCTATTGGAGCGTCAAGAGGGATAAGCGGCTGGTATTCGCTTCCGGTATTTGATAACTCAACAACGCGCTTCGCAAGAGCTATACCACCGTTTCCGCCATCTTTCCATACTGTTGAAATTTCAAAGGGGATATCATTCTTGTCACACAGATCGGCCAAAAGCTTTTTCTCTGCGACAGTGTCATCCGGAAAATCGTTAATAGCGACAACTACCGGCAGCCTAAATTTGCGCATATTCTCATAATGCACTTTGAGGTTTTCAAACCCCTTTCTCAGCGCATCAGTGTCTTCAATTTCAAGTGACTTTTTATTTGCACCGCCATTCAACTTGAGAGCCCTTATAGAGGCTACCAGAACAACAGCAGAAGGCTTGAAATTACCAACTTGTGAAACGAAATCAAGGAATTTTTCTCCGCCAAGATCAGCACCAAATCCTGCTTCGGTTACCACAAAGTCAGAAAGTTTTAAAGCCATTTTTGTGGCGATAATCGAATTCGTGCCGTGAGCGATATTT
It contains:
- a CDS encoding MFS transporter → MGRKSFVLWILLLMMVLLNADQMVMAPNIGRIEEEFAIGDREIGYIAGSFTIIGAILSLVWGFLADKYERKKLLLLSVLVGEIPCFFSAFATSYPQLFLLRALTGIGIGAVFPVVFSYASDIFDETERAKVNAILSTAISIGAILGMVIAGFSGESLGWRIPFMIVSLPNLIFVLLFYFIAEEPERGSAEVAVGDLVKKGQKYNAQVKLSDYLDLFKIKTNLVLFIQGILGTIPWGAIPYFLVEFLQRYKGLDQGKATIVFIFFGLGNVLGIFFGGIIGGMLYKKRKAYMPIFSAIMTAAGAFLALAVLNLPTVTNTTEFLLVSLLGMIAAATASMTGPNMKTMLMNVNVPENRGRIFSVFNITDSLGTGLGKVFAGSISVTLGSLSAAMNISALFWLPCAFALFFSAYTLSKDVDNLHAKMKQTALSMKA
- the era gene encoding GTPase Era, whose amino-acid sequence is MGYKSGIVSMVGKPNVGKSTLINRLVGEKIAIVSDKVQTTRNRIGGILTTEKGQVIFYDTPGIHKPLHKLGQYLVKIAVGALNGSDLLLILVDYEDGIKASDHLVAQHVNASKIPAFLAINKIDLAPSKDRLVEFSKRALALFENVEKHFFISTEKGDGVDELLEEIIKRLPEGSMLYPEDIVTDRSSRFMAAEIIREKVLLLTKEEIPHSTGVYIHDFQDRENGVLFIRADIIVERQSQKPIIIGKNGAMIKKIGVLARQDMEYIFDSRVFLELFVKVRKKWREKDNFIRDFTNLNEDLE
- the glyS gene encoding glycine--tRNA ligase subunit beta yields the protein MTCKALLEVGVEELPSTEVKNLTKQLNEQLEILLNNYKLKYESIRTFVGSRRFGVLIDGLLEKQEDFFEEKRGPAKKISFENGEPTRALEGFLRANNATVEDVVVKEIKGIPYVFLKRTVRGKNTEELLPVVFKDLLNSLKFRKPMRWGVDDFSFVRPVKWIVAMLNDKVIEFEAFGKKASNWSKGHRFFFDKVEVNAETYFENLRKALVLADIQDRKARVLNELKRVENELNAKIPVDEELLEEVVSLTEYPTAVVGEFLEKYLELPPEVIIVTIKHHQRTFPVYLKGELSKEFVAFQDGPGDPKGNVKRGYEEVINARLEDAHFYYYKDLSKPLDSYNETLKDILFQRSLGSMYDKTLRIRKLSDAISEKLFSKPEERAQILRTAELSKADLGTRIVYEFPELQGTMGRIYALKSGEPEEVAQGIEEHYKDNVAEIQTLSGAVVGIADRIDTIVGNFFLGNIPSGSKDPYGIRRKFQFVFNIFCNLGWYIDIKDLYRHAAEIYGFDYEKFSDKLETFTQNRYENFLMEKGYSIRIARAVNSWWNLPYNGELVASALKSIVGNAEFNNLLIAYQRVHNISKKHDSTRFDGRLFLKEEEKSLFNEYLKVYDSLKKHIDEHKFDSAIEDLVSLKEPIDKYFDNVFVMDNQPDIRLNRLGFLKALDELFLKIADFSQLLDEGV
- a CDS encoding glycine--tRNA ligase subunit alpha; protein product: MYLQEIIAKLNEYWSSKGCLVDQPYDVEMGAGTFHPSTFLRSLGKKPWKVAFVQPCRRPTDGRYGENPMRTQRYFQYQVIMKPSPEDSQEIYLDSLRVLGVDPKEHDIRFVEDNWESPTLGAWGIGWEVWLDGMEITQFTYFQQVGGVDVYPVSLEITYGLERIAMYLQRKDSIFDINWNEHFKYGDVFLENERQFSVYNFELANTDMLFELYKIYENEFSRCMESELLLPAYDYLVKCSHTFNLLDARNAISVSQRQGYIKSIRNMAKQVAETYVARESDNNDL
- a CDS encoding DAK2 domain-containing protein; the encoded protein is MKRLNGKFFAVAFKKAAERLLVNKDEINALNVFPVPDGDTGSNMSAAVLEAVEYLNRLSSTDLDQIVDAVKKGMLMGARGNSGVILSQIFRGFAEGTKGRKYLTTKAFSECLVKAREVAYKSVMKPVEGTMLTVIRVLAEKGLSELIEVEDFEEYFDRLTEIAFKTVDETPKMLDKLKEAGVVDAGAKGLAYIVEGFKLAAFGQIEAELLETPAAATISAEQIVEIAREEIKFSYCTELIIKLRDKNGGTHETVDALKKYLETMGDSIVAVNQDDLIKIHVHTDHPGDVIEEFLKHGDLQKVKIDNMKIQHDHIVEASAEEKKTYAAGKKHGIVAVSPGEGLSEIMKSLGVDYIIKGGQTMNPSLKDLFQAIERLDSENVIVFPNNPNILLTAREAATAVMEKNPGKKVFILETKTVQEGIAALTVYDDELETEKLLEEIKEAMSHVIPISVTYAIRDSSIKGKKVRKGEYLAIGKDGLINSGRKLEKVVRDAIGSILKDAEEDEYSIITVFYGSDVKEEQAEKLIELLSDDYDDMEFEVHKGGQPYYYYLISLE
- a CDS encoding Asp23/Gls24 family envelope stress response protein — encoded protein: MLITTEYGKIEITLQAISSIVKKVVQESYGPVNVGSPQQGFFARILGSEEKHGIKVIEELDGTLEINVELVLEYGVRIPTVVANIQENVFHRLKLLTEANNVKVNVYVVGLQD
- the dxs gene encoding 1-deoxy-D-xylulose-5-phosphate synthase — protein: MSNQEPLFKKIKNYSYQELKVFAGEIRDYIKTVVSKNTGHLSSNLGTVELTLALYRIFDPDEDIIIWDTGHQAYTHKLLTGRYNEFETLRQKGGISGFLKRDESVYDVFGAGHVGTSIPAALGIEKAISMANEKKNIVVVIGDGALTSGISLEAINQLKQLGSKLKIVLNDNAMSISKNVGALSMTLTDLRLNPVYREIKGDIKGTLETMHMKGLEHLLSRIKDGIKHTFLGDNVFEDFGLNYVGPVDGHSIKEMEEIFKTIKEFNEPFIIHVVTQKGRGLEYAEKDPAKFHSVSKIDPETGEKIYNDSLITYSKVFGNVVAKLAEKDTRIVAITAAMPDGTGLTEFARKFPGRFYDLGITEQLCTTFAGGLSVKGAKPIFAVYSTFLQRAFDQIVHDIALQKLPVIFAIDRAGIVGHDGATHNGVFDIAYLNIIPNMKILAPSSLQELANMFYSLLLYEELDGPVAIRYPRQSEYGILSEIIENMSRIKLWKWEKLINGKEKIAVLATGSMVQPAREVAAKYGLNMYNCRAIKPLDTEALDAILEENNLILTVEEGIKIGGFGTSIMLYANSRNYSGKFHIMGIDDEFSEHGTRMEILKDHGLDFEGLESTIKKLRGEMNAYNHGIRKDRNNITGHKLDR
- a CDS encoding bifunctional 5,10-methylenetetrahydrofolate dehydrogenase/5,10-methenyltetrahydrofolate cyclohydrolase, translated to MATILSGRQVSRKIYQEISEQISRFGQKRPRLVLYCSHPDNSTQAYMKSILKQGEKLNIPVQVVEASSQPFKDIMRFNNDPGISGVMVMHPLKEVDEDMVIKSISPLKDVEGRGPMNLGGVVIGETSYAPPTAEAVMEILNYYNIPIKGKDVTILGRSTTVGKPLAMLMLKKGVDGTVTVCHSRTKNIDEKARAADILVSAVGKAGFVRKSWVKDGAVVIDVGINFSDGKIVGDTDFDEVREKASAITPVPQGVGLVTTAVLFKHLVESFKRILDGGL
- a CDS encoding formate--tetrahydrofolate ligase, which produces MMNDLEIARQAKLLPITEVAKKAGIPKEYLKLFGDNVAKVSHKYLEALKEEPDGKLVLVTAITPTSAGEGKTTTSIGLAMALNKIGKRTFVTLREPSLGPVMGIKGGAAGGGYAQVLPMEEINLHFTGDIHAITTAHNLLSASIDAHIKFGNKLELDPTRIYWPRAMDMNDRALRNIVIGLGGRSNGHPREDGFIITAASEVMAILCLAKDIEDLKNRLGNIIISLSKGGDFVRVKDLNIQGAMAAVLKDAINPNLVQTIEGTPAFVHGGPFANIAHGTNSIIATKMALKLSDFVVTEAGFGADLGGEKFLDFVSQVGNFKPSAVVLVASIRALKLNGGANKKSLEIEDTDALRKGFENLKVHYENMRKFRLPVVVAINDFPDDTVAEKKLLADLCDKNDIPFEISTVWKDGGNGGIALAKRVVELSNTGSEYQPLIPLDAPIEEKLSTITKEVYRAGSYSFEPKAKSMLRILKKQGFGNYPVIVAKTQYSISDDAKKLGVPKGYNFQIRDLALSAGAGFVVAVSGDIMLMPGLPMESNAQRIDIDGNGEIIGLF